Within the Gemmatimonas sp. genome, the region AATGGCATCACCCGGCGAGTATTCCATGGCGACGCGCTTGCCCTGCACCAACGTGGCCAGCTCACTCTCGAGGGCGCGCCAGCCGCTGTACACGCGCAGCGGCCAGCCCGTGGGCCACTGCTTCCACGGCCCCGGTTCGATGGCGTGCTGAATGCCAACGGGGAGTCCGGTCCGCGGAATGAACGCGAACACGCGGCGTGAACACAGGCCGCCGAAGCCCAGCAACCCCGCGGCGATGGCGTTGGTGCCGCGGAAGTCGTACAGCAGCCAGCCGTCGAGGTCCGCGTCGGTCAGCAGCTGCTGCAGGCGCGGCAGCAACTCAGGGCTAAGCATGGGGAGAATCGGACGAGGTGGGGGTCAGCGACGACGCCACTCGGCGCGCCACTGGCAGCTGCTGTCGCCACGGGTGCGACACATGACATGCTCCACGGCACCATCGGCGTCGGCGAGGAGCAGCAGGGATTCGCGGAACGCCGCCTCGTACAGCCCGCATCCGGCGCCCTTGGGGGCCGCATCGGCGGACACGGGGGCCGGCACATCGAGCAGAAGCGTACTGCCCTGCCGCACCAAGGTACCGTCCATGTGGCGGCGGGCAAGCCGGCGCAGTGCCCCCAGGGCGATGGGGCGAGCCAGGAGCGCCGGCAGCGAGCGGGCCGCCCCGCGTCGTGCACCGCCCACGGTGTCCACGATGGCCTTCGCCCAGCGGCGTCCTGCCTCCCGGAAGGCCAGATCGGCGTCGGGACGCCGTCCAATGAGGCGGGCCAGAGCGAGGATCTCGTCGTAGGTGATACGCTGACGCGCTCGCACGGCATCGCCGTACCGGCGGATCTGCTGGAGGACGGTGTCGCTGAGCCCCAGTCGCTTGTTGCGCAGCTCGTGCACGAAGTCGGCATCCAGCTCCGCCGCCGGCGTATCGATGGCCTTGACCGCCTCCAGCAGCGCCAGCGGCAGGCGCGCGTCGAGGGACCCACCGCTGAGCGGCAGGACGGTGTCCGACGCGAGCGGGGTGGCCCGGTAGCTCCGGCCATCGTTGGCGAGTGACGTACGCTGCATAGTCGTCCATGCTAACGTGTTCCCGGTATGGCAAACAAGCGGACCCGGTCGCCAGATGGCGTGTCTGGGGGGCGTGCCGCGCAATTCATGGTCGCGCTTGCGAACCAATTGGCAGGTCGTCAGCGTTGGCCTAGCATGAATGCGCTGCACTTTCCCGTGCTTCCCCGCTCCGACCGTATGGCCGGGGCCGCCGTACGGGACCGCACGACCGTAGTTCCCGCCCTCGAACCTCCCCCAGCCGGTTCACTCCCCCTGGCCGCTGACTGCTTCATCAGTCGACTGCACCTCCACGACTACGTGGATGGCGAGCTCGATACGGATGTGCCCGGTTCCGCATTGCGCGAAATCATTTCCGCGCACCTGCGGCACTGTGCGCGCTGCGCTCGTCTCGAGCAGCAGGTCCGTGCGCTGCGACGGCGGCTGCATGAGTACGCCGCGGGCGCCGCGGCCAACGCGGAGGAGCGCGTTTCGCCGGAGTTCCGGGTGCGCATGACCCGCCTGCTGGCCGGCTGACCCTGCGTGCTGCCGTCGGCGTTGCGGTCCGACGTACTGCTGGGGTTCGGAGCGGCCGCCGTCATCGCCACCATCGCGTGGCGCACCGGGGCCCTCACGCGCGGCGGCGCGCTCACGGCCACGGTGGTTGGCGGGGTGGCCATGACGGCCGGGCGAAGCTGGGGGCTGTTCCTCGTGCTCTGGTTCATCACGGCATCGCTGGCCTCGCGTCTGGGGAAGCGCACCAAGGAGCGGGCCACGGCCGATGTGGTTGCCAAGGGCGGGCAGCGCGACGCGGCGCAGGTGCTGGCCAACGGCGGGGTGTTCGCCGCCTGTGCCCTCACGAGCCTGCTGGCGGCCCACGCCGGTGACACCGCCGCCCTTATGGGCGCCGCGGCGCTCGTGGCCGCCGGGGCCGACACCCTGGCCACCGAAATCGGGACGCTGTGGCGCGGACGCCCCTGGTCGCTGCGCACGCTGGGGCCGGTGCCCGTCGGCACCTCAGGAGCCGTCAGCCTTGCCGGTTCTGCCGGGATGGTACTGGGGGCGTGGGCCCTGGCGACCGCCGCTGCGGGTACCGGGCTCATCCCGTCATCAACGGTGCTCCTGGTCGCGACGGCCGGCATCGCCGGGGCCGTGGCCGACACCGTGGTGGGCGCGTTCTGGCAGGTTCGGCGCTGGTGCGCCAGCTGCGCACGCGAAACGGAGCAGATCGTGCACCGGTGCGGAACGCCAACGCAGCCGTGGCGCGGGATACCCTGGCTCGACAACGACCGGGTGAACCTGCTGTGCACGCTGGCGGGTGCCCTTGCTGCGCTGCTGCTGGGGCGCTGACCGGCCCGTGGTGTTCCCCGGGCGAACCAACCAGCCGATTTGGGAGTTATGCTCTCGTGAATTCCATGCCCCGTGTC harbors:
- a CDS encoding DUF92 domain-containing protein, giving the protein MLPSALRSDVLLGFGAAAVIATIAWRTGALTRGGALTATVVGGVAMTAGRSWGLFLVLWFITASLASRLGKRTKERATADVVAKGGQRDAAQVLANGGVFAACALTSLLAAHAGDTAALMGAAALVAAGADTLATEIGTLWRGRPWSLRTLGPVPVGTSGAVSLAGSAGMVLGAWALATAAAGTGLIPSSTVLLVATAGIAGAVADTVVGAFWQVRRWCASCARETEQIVHRCGTPTQPWRGIPWLDNDRVNLLCTLAGALAALLLGR